A genomic stretch from Ficedula albicollis isolate OC2 chromosome 4A, FicAlb1.5, whole genome shotgun sequence includes:
- the NOX1 gene encoding NADPH oxidase 1 isoform X1, which yields MGNWLVNHWFSAAVLAAWLGINIFLFTYYFLFFDRDERYFYTRAILGSALAWARASAKCLNFNSMLILLPVCRNLLSFLRGTCSCCRRTLRKQLDHNLTFHKLVAYALALLTAVHTIAHLFNLERYNQSQQATDGSLPAVLSKMHLQGSKWLNPIHSNQTTVEYVAFTTIPGLTGVIITLALILMVTSSTEFIRRNYFELFWYTHHLFLVYFAGLVIHGIAGLVRGQTEQSMAEVHPYHCAEYLTQREQNCTHSCCKDPEFGSIPAESWKWVLAPIILYVFERILRVWRARQKVVVKKVVMHPARVLELQMQKKGFCMEVGQYIFINCPAISPLEWHPFTLTSAPEEDFFSIHIRAAGDWTERLIDTFQSETPRIEVDGPFGTASEDVFQYEVAMLVGAGIGVTPFASILKSIWYKFQQADQTLKTKKIYFYWLCRDTGAFAWFNDLLASLEHKMAESGKADFLTYRLFLTGWDTSIANNVALHFDTATDTVTGLRHKTIFGRPMWNMEFAAVAAAHPRSVVGVFLCGPEALAKSLKKSCHQHSSLDPRKVKFYFNKENF from the exons ATGGGCAACTGGCTGGTCAACCACTGGTTCTCAGCCGCCGTGCTC gcagcctggctgggcatCAACATCTTCCTCTTCACCTACTACTTTCTGTTCTTTGACCGGGACGAGCGGTATTTCTACACCAGGGCCATCCTCGGG TCCGCCCTGGCGTGGGCTCGAGCATCAGCCAAGTGCCTCAACTTCAACAGCATGCTgatcctgctgcctgtgtgccGCAACCTGCTCTCCTTCCTGCGTGGCACCTGCTCG TGCTGCAGGCGCACGCTGCGGAAGCAGCTGGACCACAACCTCACCTTCCACAAGCTGGTGGCCTAcgccctggccctgctcacaG CTGTCCACACCATCGCCCACCTCTTCAACCTGGAGCGCTACAACCAGAGCCAGCAGGCCACGGACGGCAGCCTGCCCGCCGTGCTCTCCAAGatgcacctgcagggcagcaaGTGGCTGAACCCCATCCACTCCAACCAGACG accGTCGAGTACGTGGCTTTCACCACCATCCCGGGGCTGACGGGGGTGATCATCACACTGGCACTCATCCTCATGGTCACGTCCTCCACCGAGTTCATCCGCAGGAACTACTTTGAGCTCTTCTGGTACACACACCACCTCTTCCTCGTCTACTTCGCTGGCCTCGTCATCCACGGCATCGC CGGGCTGGTGCGTGGGCAGACGGAGCAGAGCATGGCAGAGGTGCACCCCTATCACTGCGCCGAGTACCTCACGCAGCGGGAGCAGAactgcacccacagctgctgcaaagaCCCCGAGTTCGGGAGCATCCCTGCCGAG TCCTGGAAGTGGGTGCTTGCCCCCATCATCCTCTATGTGTTTGAGCGGATCCTGCGGGTCTGGCGTGCCCGGCAGAAGGTGGTTGTCAAAAAG GTGGTGATGCACCCTGCAcgagtgctggagctgcagatgcAGAAGAAGGGCTTCTGCATGGAGGTGGGGCAGTACATCTTCATCAACTGCCCTGCCATCTCCCCGCTGGAGTGGCACCCCTTCACCCTCACCTCTGCACCCGAGGAGGATTTCTTCTCCATCCACATCCGGGCAGCTGGCGACTGGACAGAGCGTCTCATCGACACCTTCCAATCAGAAACGCCCAG GATCGAGGTGGATGGTCCCTTTGGCACGGCCAGTGAAGACGTGTTCCAGTACGAGGTGGCCATGCTGGTTGGAGCGGGCATCGGCGTCACGCCCTTCGCCTCCATCCTCAAATCCATCTGGTACAAGTTCCAGCAGGCTGACCAGACCCTCAAGACCAAGAAG aTCTACTTCTACTGGCTGTGCCGGGACACAGGAGCCTTTGCCTGGTTCAACGACCTGCTTGCCTCACTGGAGCACAAGATGGCTGAGTCGGGCAAGGCAGATTTCCTCACCTACCGTCTCTTCCTCACTGGCTGGGACACCAGCATT gccAACAACGTGGCACTCCACTTTGACACTGCTACGGACACAGTGACGGGGCTCAGGCACAAAACCATCTTCGGGCGGCCCATGTGGAACATGGAGTTTGCAGCGGTGGCTGCAGCCCACCCCAG GTCAGTGGTCGGTGTGTTCCTCTGTGGGCCAGAGGCCCTGGCAAAGAGCCTGAAGAAATCCTGTCACCAACACTCCAGCCTGGACCCCAGGAAGGTCAAATTCTACTTCAACAAGGAAAACTTTTAA
- the NOX1 gene encoding NADPH oxidase 1 isoform X2, translated as MGNWLVNHWFSAAVLAAWLGINIFLFTYYFLFFDRDERYFYTRAILGSALAWARASAKCLNFNSMLILLPVCRNLLSFLRGTCSCCRRTLRKQLDHNLTFHKLVAYALALLTAVHTIAHLFNLERYNQSQQATDGSLPAVLSKMHLQGSKWLNPIHSNQTTVEYVAFTTIPGLTGVIITLALILMVTSSTEFIRRNYFELFWYTHHLFLVYFAGLVIHGIAGLVRGQTEQSMAEVHPYHCAEYLTQREQNCTHSCCKDPEFGSIPAESWKWVLAPIILYVFERILRVWRARQKVVVKKVVMHPARVLELQMQKKGFCMEVGQYIFINCPAISPLEWHPFTLTSAPEEDFFSIHIRAAGDWTERLIDTFQSETPRIEVDGPFGTASEDVFQYEVAMLVGAGIGVTPFASILKSIWYKFQQADQTLKTKKANNVALHFDTATDTVTGLRHKTIFGRPMWNMEFAAVAAAHPRSVVGVFLCGPEALAKSLKKSCHQHSSLDPRKVKFYFNKENF; from the exons ATGGGCAACTGGCTGGTCAACCACTGGTTCTCAGCCGCCGTGCTC gcagcctggctgggcatCAACATCTTCCTCTTCACCTACTACTTTCTGTTCTTTGACCGGGACGAGCGGTATTTCTACACCAGGGCCATCCTCGGG TCCGCCCTGGCGTGGGCTCGAGCATCAGCCAAGTGCCTCAACTTCAACAGCATGCTgatcctgctgcctgtgtgccGCAACCTGCTCTCCTTCCTGCGTGGCACCTGCTCG TGCTGCAGGCGCACGCTGCGGAAGCAGCTGGACCACAACCTCACCTTCCACAAGCTGGTGGCCTAcgccctggccctgctcacaG CTGTCCACACCATCGCCCACCTCTTCAACCTGGAGCGCTACAACCAGAGCCAGCAGGCCACGGACGGCAGCCTGCCCGCCGTGCTCTCCAAGatgcacctgcagggcagcaaGTGGCTGAACCCCATCCACTCCAACCAGACG accGTCGAGTACGTGGCTTTCACCACCATCCCGGGGCTGACGGGGGTGATCATCACACTGGCACTCATCCTCATGGTCACGTCCTCCACCGAGTTCATCCGCAGGAACTACTTTGAGCTCTTCTGGTACACACACCACCTCTTCCTCGTCTACTTCGCTGGCCTCGTCATCCACGGCATCGC CGGGCTGGTGCGTGGGCAGACGGAGCAGAGCATGGCAGAGGTGCACCCCTATCACTGCGCCGAGTACCTCACGCAGCGGGAGCAGAactgcacccacagctgctgcaaagaCCCCGAGTTCGGGAGCATCCCTGCCGAG TCCTGGAAGTGGGTGCTTGCCCCCATCATCCTCTATGTGTTTGAGCGGATCCTGCGGGTCTGGCGTGCCCGGCAGAAGGTGGTTGTCAAAAAG GTGGTGATGCACCCTGCAcgagtgctggagctgcagatgcAGAAGAAGGGCTTCTGCATGGAGGTGGGGCAGTACATCTTCATCAACTGCCCTGCCATCTCCCCGCTGGAGTGGCACCCCTTCACCCTCACCTCTGCACCCGAGGAGGATTTCTTCTCCATCCACATCCGGGCAGCTGGCGACTGGACAGAGCGTCTCATCGACACCTTCCAATCAGAAACGCCCAG GATCGAGGTGGATGGTCCCTTTGGCACGGCCAGTGAAGACGTGTTCCAGTACGAGGTGGCCATGCTGGTTGGAGCGGGCATCGGCGTCACGCCCTTCGCCTCCATCCTCAAATCCATCTGGTACAAGTTCCAGCAGGCTGACCAGACCCTCAAGACCAAGAAG gccAACAACGTGGCACTCCACTTTGACACTGCTACGGACACAGTGACGGGGCTCAGGCACAAAACCATCTTCGGGCGGCCCATGTGGAACATGGAGTTTGCAGCGGTGGCTGCAGCCCACCCCAG GTCAGTGGTCGGTGTGTTCCTCTGTGGGCCAGAGGCCCTGGCAAAGAGCCTGAAGAAATCCTGTCACCAACACTCCAGCCTGGACCCCAGGAAGGTCAAATTCTACTTCAACAAGGAAAACTTTTAA
- the CSTF2 gene encoding cleavage stimulation factor subunit 2 encodes MPAASAGGSGSGSGGTVVGNIPYEATEEQLKDIFSEVGPVVSFRLVYDRETGKPKGYGFCEYQDQETALSAMRNLNGREFSGRALRVDNAASEKNKEELKSLGTGAPIIESPYGDPVNPEDAPESISRAVASLPPEQMFELMKQMKLCVQNSPQEARNMLLQNPQLAYALLQAQVVMRIVDPEIALKILHRQTSVPPLIPGNQQPVPGPGPGPGPGPGPGPNAQLNPQNTPSSQPQPIGGMHVNGAPPLMQPPMQGGVPAPGQMAAPVQGPGPGPMAPGGGMQPQVGMPGAGPVPLERGQGNLQLSPVGPARPASIERVQVPMPDPRAPMQRGPLPASGPPPRGLLGDAPNDPRGGTLLSVTGEVEPRGYLGPPHQGAPMHHMPGHDSRGPPHEMRGGPMGEPRPLMGEPRGPLMDARVGRDPRGLEPRGLEPRGLEPRVMEARGLEPRVLEPRVLEARAMEARGLEPRGLEPRGPGPTPRGPMPGGIQGPGPLAMGASGPQGPRQVPNMAGAGMQGGGIPGAGVQGAGQPGGFSPGQSQVTPQDHEKAALIMQVLQLTADQIAMLPPEQRQSILILKEQIQKSTGAP; translated from the exons ATGCCTGCTGCGAGCGCGGGCGGAAGCGGAAGCGGAAGCGGGGGGACGGTTG TGGGGAACATCCCGTATGAGGCCAcggaggagcagctgaaggacatTTTCTCGGAGGTTGGGCCCGTGGTCAGCTTTAG gctggtgtACGACAGGGAGACGGGGAAGCCCAAGGGCTATGGCTTCTGCGAGTACCAGGACCAGGAGACGGCGCTCAGCGCCATGCGCAACCTGAACGGCCGCGAGTTCAGCGGCAGGGCCCTGCGCGTCGACAACGCCGCCAGCGAGAAGAACAAGGAGGAGCTCAAGA GCTTGGGCACAGGTGCACCCATCATAGAGTCGCCCTATGGGGACCCTGTCAACCCAGAGGATGCCCCCGAGTCCATCAGCCGGGCAGTGGCCAGCCTGCCCCCCGAGCAGATGTTTGAGCTGATGAAGCAGATGAAG ctgtgtgtgcagaacaGCCCCCAGGAAGCCAGGAACATGCTGCTGCAGAACCCACAGCTGGCCTATGCACTGCTGCAGGCCCAGGTGGTCATGAGGATCGTGGACCCGGAGATCGCGCTG AAAATCCTGCATCGCCAGACCAGTGTTCCTCCTCTGATCCCAGGCAACCAGCAGCcagtgccagggccagggcctGGGCCAGGACCGGGGCCTGGGCCGGGGCCCAACGCGCAGCTGAACCCGCAGAACACCCCGtcctcccagccacagcccatA GGCGGCATGCACGTCAACGGCGCTCCTCCTCTGATGCAGCCACCCATGCAGGGGGGagtgccagccccaggacagatggcagcccctgtgcagggccCAGGCCCTGGCCCCATGGCTCCAGGAG GTGGGATGCAGCCACAGGTTGGGATGCCGGGTGCAGGGCCGGTCCCCTTGGAGCGTGGACAAG GGAACCTGCAGCTCTCGCCCGTGGGACCTGCCAGGCCTGCGTCTATCGAACGCGTTCAAG tgcccatgcCAGACCCGAGGGCCCCTATGCAGCGTGGACCTCTACCTGCTAGTGGCCCGCCGCCCCGAGGCCTTTTGGGAGATGCCCCGAATGACCCTCGCGGAGGGACCCTGCTCTCAGTCACTGGAGAAGTGGAGCCCAg AGGTTACCTTGGGCCGCCCCACCAGGGAGCCCCTATGCACCATATGCCTGGTCATGACAGCCGTGGCCCCCCCCATGAGATGAGGGGGGGACCCATGGGAGAACCCCGACCACTGATGGGAGAGCCGCGGGGGCCCTTGATGGATGCTCGAG TGGGACGGGATCCCCGAGGGCTGGAGCCACGCGGGCTGGAGCCACGAGGGCTGGAGCCGCGGGTGATGGAGGCGCGCGGGCTGGAGCCGCGGGTGCTGGAGCCGCGAGTGCTGGAGGCCAGGGCCATGGAGGCCAGGGGCCTGGAGCCCCGGGGGCTGGAGCCTCGAGGGCCCGGTCCCACCCCGCGGGGCCCGATGCCTGGTGGCATCCAGGGCCCTGGGCCGCTCGCCATGGGAGCCAGCGGCCCGCAGGGGCCCCGCCAG GTTCCTAACATGGCTGGGGCAGGCATGCAGGGAGGAGGCATTCCTGGGGCAGGAGTCCAAGGAGCTGGTCAGCCTGGAGGCTTTAGCCCTGGACAGAGCCAGGTGACACCCCAGGATCACGAGAAG GCAGCACTGATCatgcaggtcctgcagctgaCAGCAGACCAGATCGCCAtgctgcccccagagcagcGGCAGAGCATCCTCATTCTGAAGGAGCAAATCCAGAAATCCACAGGAGCACCCTGA
- the TRMT12 gene encoding tRNA wybutosine-synthesizing protein 2 homolog, translating to MEGTDVPTPVPISVPALVTERRFAQRLREWLEQQLQRLPGARVALPVLEEKLSRLCLPAEVPCELLCCPGAAPVPPTFPGAAHIPDLPGCCVAGSALWQTVASALGARRVARRGRVLPDGMRTPSVTLLLGQHGWVEHVDNGIRYTFDVTKCMFSPGNITEKLRVASLPCSGEVVVDLYAGIGYFTLPFLVHAGAAFVHACEWNSHALEALHRTLLLNGVRDRCHIHAGDSRQLQLRDVAHRVNLGLIPSSEQGWPVACRVLRKDTGGVLHIHHNVETPPAPAPPQSAVLLAEQGSAEAASPGGEAQQPAEDGGETLGARLRPEWRQWAEGTAARIRGLLAELHGRPWHTSVLHVEPVKSYAPHVHHLVLDLECRPGLPL from the exons ATGGAAGGCACGGACGTCCCCACGCCTGTCCCCATCAGTGTGCCTGCGCTGGTCACAGAGCGGAGGTTCGCCCAGCGCCTCAG ggaatggctggagcagcagctgcagcgGCTGCCGGGGGCCCGCGTGGCCCTGCCCGTGCTGGAGGAGAAGCTCTCCCGGCTCTGCCTGCCCGCGGAGGTGCCCTGcgagctgctg TGCTGCCCCGGTGCTGCCCCGGTGCCGCCCACGTTCCCCGGTGCTGCCCACATCCCCGATCTCCCGGGATGCTGCGTTGCAGGCTCGGCGCTCTGGCAGACGGTGGCCTCGGCGCTGGGGGCCCGGCGGGTGGCCCGGCGAGGACGGGTGCTGCCGGATGGGATGCGGACCCCCAGCGTGaccctgctgctgggccagcacGGCTGGGTGGAGCACGTGGACAACGGCATCAG GTACACCTTCGACGTGACCAAGTGCATGTTCTCCCCGGGCAACATCACGGAGAAGCTGCGGGtggcctccctgccctgctccggGGAGGTCGTGGTGGATCTCTATGCAG gcatcGGGTACTTCACGCTGCCGTTCCTGGTGCACGCGGGAGCTGCCTTTGTGCACGCCTGTGAGTGGAACAGCCACGCCCTGGAGGCCCTGCACAGGACGCTGCTGCTGAACGGGGTGCGGGATCGCTGCCACATCCACGCCGGGGACAGCCGGCAG ctgcagctgcgGGATGTGGCACACAGGGTGAACCTGGGGCTGATTCCCAGCTCGGAGCAGGGCTGGCCGGTGGCCTGCCGCGTGCTGAGGAAGGACACGGGGGGGGTTCTGCACATCCACCACAACGTGGAGACTCCCCCTGCGCCGGCCCCGCCGCAGAGCGCAGTGCTGCTGGCcgagcagggctctgcagaggcagccagCCCCGGGGGagaggcacagcagccagcagaggacGGTGGGGAGACGCTGGGGGCCAGGCTCAGGCCCGAGTGGCGGCAGTGGGCTGAAGGCACGGCCGCACGGATCcgggggctgctggcagagctgcacgGGCGGCCGTGGCACACCAGCGTCCTGCACGTCGAGCCAGTGAAATCCTACGCTCCACACGTGCATCACCTCGTGCTGGACCTCGAGTGCCGGCCAGGGCTGCCCCTTTAG